One genomic region from Candidatus Atribacteria bacterium ADurb.Bin276 encodes:
- the carA gene encoding Carbamoyl-phosphate synthase small chain, with amino-acid sequence MKTLLALEDGRCFWGHSFGSTGEAFGEIVFNTSMTGYQEILTDPSYCGQIVTMTYPLIGNYGLNSEDGESSQPQLEAFIVREKSPLYSNWRAEESLDEYLIRCRIIGMERVDTRAITRHIREKGALKAVISTEDLNPDSLVQKAIQGPPLVGVDLAKEVTTEEPYFWQSEGNYTIAVIDFGVKYNILRQLAARGCRVKVYPAKTTAHQLIKDSPDGVLLSNGPGDPAALHYAVELVQEIIGKLPVFGICLGHQIIGQALGGKTYKLKFGHHGGNHPVKDLLNEKVYITTQNHSFVVDVNTLPMSDLKITHINLNDNTLAGIKHCKYPLFSVQFHPEAAPGSHDTTYLFDQFVKMMEEYCAKK; translated from the coding sequence ATGAAAACGCTATTAGCTCTGGAAGATGGTCGGTGTTTTTGGGGACACTCTTTTGGATCAACCGGAGAAGCGTTTGGTGAAATTGTTTTTAACACCAGCATGACCGGTTATCAAGAGATATTAACAGATCCTTCTTATTGTGGTCAAATTGTTACCATGACTTACCCTTTAATTGGAAACTACGGTTTAAATTCAGAAGATGGAGAATCTTCACAACCTCAATTAGAAGCCTTCATTGTAAGAGAAAAAAGTCCTTTGTATAGTAATTGGAGAGCTGAAGAAAGCTTGGACGAGTATTTAATCCGTTGTCGAATCATTGGGATGGAAAGAGTTGATACTCGAGCAATTACCCGTCACATTCGGGAAAAGGGAGCTTTAAAAGCAGTTATCTCAACCGAAGACCTTAACCCAGATTCGCTGGTTCAGAAAGCCATTCAAGGACCTCCCTTGGTAGGTGTTGACCTGGCTAAAGAAGTGACTACCGAAGAACCTTATTTTTGGCAATCAGAAGGCAATTACACCATAGCGGTAATAGATTTTGGTGTTAAATACAATATATTAAGACAATTAGCTGCTCGAGGTTGCCGAGTGAAGGTTTATCCAGCCAAAACCACTGCTCATCAACTCATTAAAGACAGTCCTGATGGTGTCCTTCTGTCCAACGGTCCCGGAGATCCAGCCGCTCTTCATTATGCGGTTGAATTAGTTCAGGAAATTATTGGAAAATTACCAGTTTTTGGAATCTGTTTAGGTCATCAAATCATTGGTCAAGCTTTGGGTGGGAAAACCTACAAGCTTAAGTTCGGCCATCATGGTGGAAATCATCCGGTAAAAGATCTTTTGAATGAAAAAGTCTATATTACCACTCAAAATCACAGCTTTGTGGTGGATGTCAATACACTTCCCATGTCAGATCTCAAAATAACCCACATCAACCTCAACGATAATACTTTAGCAGGGATAAAGCATTGTAAATATCCGCTTTTTTCCGTTCAATTTCATCCAGAAGCGGCACCGGGTTCCCATGATACAACATATCTATTTGATCAGTTTGTCAAAATGATGGAGGAATATTGTGCCAAGAAATAA
- the ppaX_2 gene encoding Pyrophosphatase PpaX, with product MIKAVLFDLDGTLIFAEKAIIKGIQKCFMMHNLCQPEEEMIRGTIGLSMVEAFSVLQFPDPEKGANLYREFFLEQPEDISINPESFELLDILVQKNIQVGIVTNRRSAKRLIDRLPFPVSFDVVIDLSLGIQPKPSPEGVWYALAHLKISPQEALFVGDTHYDIIAGKSAGVGVVGYTQGMHGEDILKEFRPDWMIDSLDEILIILDSA from the coding sequence ATGATTAAGGCAGTTTTATTTGATCTTGATGGTACTTTAATTTTTGCCGAAAAGGCCATTATTAAGGGAATCCAAAAATGTTTTATGATGCATAACCTATGCCAACCCGAAGAAGAAATGATTCGAGGGACAATCGGACTTTCAATGGTTGAAGCTTTTTCGGTTTTACAATTCCCCGATCCAGAAAAAGGTGCCAATTTGTATCGGGAGTTTTTTTTGGAACAGCCTGAAGACATAAGTATCAATCCTGAGTCTTTTGAACTCTTAGACATCTTGGTGCAAAAGAATATTCAGGTTGGAATAGTCACCAACCGAAGGTCAGCAAAAAGACTGATTGATAGACTGCCCTTTCCGGTATCTTTTGATGTTGTTATTGACCTTTCTTTGGGTATCCAGCCCAAGCCATCGCCAGAAGGCGTTTGGTACGCTTTAGCTCATTTAAAAATATCTCCACAAGAAGCTTTATTTGTTGGTGATACTCATTATGATATAATCGCCGGAAAATCTGCTGGGGTTGGTGTGGTAGGGTATACCCAGGGAATGCATGGAGAAGACATCCTAAAAGAATTCCGTCCTGATTGGATGATTGATTCTCTCGATGAAATTCTTATTATTCTTGACAGCGCATGA
- the carB gene encoding Carbamoyl-phosphate synthase large chain, whose product MPRNNDIHRICIVGSGPITIGQACEFDYSGTQGCKALKSEGYEIILINSNPATIMTDPEMADRTYIEPLIPEVIEKIIAREKPDAFLPILGGQTALNLTVQLENQGIFKKYGIKVLGASPEAISKAEDRELFKEAMLRVGIDVPQSDRAYSLDEAKEVANRIGFPLVIRPSFTLGGTGGSIAYNIEEFENLAQQALESSIIREILIEESVIGWKEIELEVMRDSKDNVVVICSIENFDPMGIHTGDSITIAPAQTLTDKEYQHLRDLSIRAIREIGVASGGCNIQFALNPTNGKTVIIEMNPRVSRSSALASKATGFPIAKIAAKLAVGYSLDEIPNDITRKTPACFEPAIDYCVVKIPRFTFEKFPDTEPVLGISMKSVGETMAIGRNFKEALQKGLRSLEIGKCGLEDLKNWNTLTIEKKHFLLREKLQKPNPDRLFFLKMALKEGVSLEEIYALSSIDPWFIRQIDEIIEMEKSLVDLSSWENIDPEHLRRAKEFGFSDRQLATLWKESEWVLRNFRLKNNIKAVYKQVDTCAAEFEAETPYYYSTYEEECEANPSSRKKVIILGAGPNRIGQGIEFDYCCVHATWGLRDLGYETIMVNSNPETVSTDYDTSDKLYFEPVFLEDVLNIIVKEKPIGVIVQLGGQTPLNLARDLEKAGVPILGTSPESIDIAEDRDRFKILVDRLGLIQPKNGVSVSFEGAREVAVQIGYPVVVRPSYVLGGRAMKIVYSESELFEFMNQAVEISPGHPVLIDKFLEDAIEVDVDAISDGETTIVAGIMEHIEEAGVHSGDSACVIPPFSLSDEIVDQIKLFTQALARELNVIGLMNVQYAVKEDTVYVLEVNPRASRTIPFVSKATGVPLARLASQVMVGRKLSEIGLNREVEIRHFAVKEAVFPFNRFPGVDPILGPEMRSTGEVMGIDADFGMAFAKSQIGTQSQLPQAGRVFISVKNQDKRGVIFVAKKLVDLGFQIVATKGTAKVLMNNGITVEIVNKVGEGRPNVVDFIKNQKIDLIINTPSGGRTQVESSFIRKEAVIKSINYVTTLSGAEATVYAIERLKKFPIQVRSIQEYHQEILRTLPV is encoded by the coding sequence GTGCCAAGAAATAATGATATTCATCGAATCTGCATCGTTGGTTCTGGTCCAATCACAATAGGTCAAGCATGTGAGTTCGACTATTCTGGTACCCAAGGTTGTAAAGCTCTCAAGAGTGAAGGATATGAAATAATCTTGATTAACAGTAATCCGGCAACAATTATGACCGATCCGGAAATGGCTGATCGAACCTACATTGAACCGCTCATCCCTGAGGTAATAGAGAAAATCATTGCCCGGGAAAAACCCGATGCTTTTTTACCTATCTTAGGTGGGCAAACCGCTTTGAACCTCACTGTTCAACTGGAAAACCAAGGAATTTTTAAAAAATATGGTATAAAAGTACTGGGAGCTTCACCGGAAGCCATTAGTAAAGCGGAAGATAGAGAATTATTTAAAGAAGCCATGTTACGAGTTGGGATAGATGTACCTCAAAGTGACCGAGCTTATTCTCTTGATGAAGCCAAAGAAGTTGCCAATAGAATTGGATTTCCTTTAGTTATTCGACCAAGTTTTACCCTTGGCGGAACTGGAGGATCGATCGCTTATAATATTGAAGAATTCGAAAATCTCGCACAACAAGCCTTAGAAAGTAGCATCATTCGAGAAATATTAATTGAGGAATCAGTGATTGGTTGGAAAGAAATTGAACTGGAAGTAATGCGTGATTCCAAAGATAATGTTGTGGTTATTTGTTCAATTGAAAACTTTGATCCCATGGGAATTCACACTGGAGACAGTATTACCATTGCACCCGCCCAAACACTCACCGATAAAGAATACCAACATCTACGTGATTTATCCATCCGGGCCATTCGAGAAATTGGAGTGGCGAGCGGAGGATGTAATATACAATTTGCTCTGAATCCTACCAATGGAAAAACGGTTATCATCGAAATGAATCCCCGAGTTTCGAGAAGCTCAGCGTTAGCTTCCAAAGCAACGGGATTTCCAATAGCCAAAATAGCAGCTAAATTGGCAGTTGGGTATTCTTTGGATGAAATACCCAATGATATTACCCGTAAAACTCCAGCCTGTTTCGAACCAGCTATAGATTATTGTGTAGTAAAAATACCCAGATTTACCTTTGAAAAATTTCCCGACACTGAACCGGTATTGGGAATATCCATGAAAAGCGTTGGAGAAACCATGGCGATTGGAAGAAATTTCAAGGAAGCCCTCCAAAAAGGTCTTCGATCGCTAGAAATTGGGAAATGCGGATTGGAAGACCTTAAAAACTGGAATACCCTTACCATTGAAAAAAAACACTTTCTCCTTCGAGAAAAACTCCAAAAGCCCAATCCCGATCGGTTATTCTTTTTGAAAATGGCACTCAAGGAAGGTGTTTCTCTGGAAGAGATTTATGCTCTAAGCTCTATTGACCCTTGGTTTATAAGACAGATAGATGAAATTATCGAGATGGAAAAAAGTTTGGTAGACTTAAGCTCTTGGGAAAACATCGATCCCGAACACTTAAGAAGAGCAAAAGAGTTTGGGTTTTCTGACCGTCAACTAGCTACTCTTTGGAAAGAATCCGAGTGGGTCTTAAGGAATTTTCGGTTAAAAAATAATATCAAAGCGGTTTATAAGCAGGTTGATACCTGTGCAGCAGAATTTGAAGCTGAAACCCCTTATTATTACTCAACTTATGAAGAAGAATGTGAAGCTAATCCGAGTTCCCGAAAAAAAGTAATAATTCTGGGGGCTGGACCAAATCGTATCGGTCAGGGTATTGAGTTTGACTATTGTTGCGTTCATGCAACCTGGGGCTTGCGGGATCTTGGCTATGAAACCATAATGGTTAACAGTAATCCAGAAACCGTTAGTACGGATTATGATACGAGCGATAAGTTATACTTTGAGCCAGTTTTCTTGGAAGATGTATTAAATATTATAGTTAAGGAAAAACCAATTGGGGTGATTGTTCAGCTAGGTGGGCAAACTCCTTTGAATTTAGCAAGAGATTTAGAAAAAGCTGGAGTTCCAATATTGGGGACATCACCTGAAAGCATAGATATCGCCGAAGACCGGGATCGTTTTAAAATTTTGGTAGACCGGTTAGGCTTAATACAGCCCAAAAATGGAGTATCAGTATCTTTTGAGGGTGCTCGGGAAGTTGCCGTCCAAATTGGATATCCGGTTGTGGTGCGTCCATCATATGTTTTAGGTGGACGAGCTATGAAGATAGTTTATAGTGAAAGCGAGCTTTTTGAGTTTATGAATCAAGCCGTAGAGATTTCACCAGGTCATCCAGTTTTAATCGATAAATTTTTAGAAGATGCCATTGAAGTGGATGTAGATGCCATCAGTGATGGAGAGACGACTATTGTTGCCGGTATTATGGAACATATTGAAGAAGCAGGAGTACATTCGGGAGATAGTGCTTGTGTGATCCCTCCCTTTTCTCTCAGTGATGAAATTGTTGATCAAATTAAGCTATTTACTCAAGCTTTGGCTCGGGAACTGAATGTTATTGGACTTATGAATGTACAATATGCAGTTAAAGAAGATACGGTTTATGTATTAGAGGTTAACCCACGGGCTTCGAGAACAATACCTTTTGTTAGCAAAGCCACAGGAGTTCCTTTAGCTCGATTAGCATCCCAGGTTATGGTTGGTCGGAAATTATCGGAAATTGGCCTGAATCGCGAAGTTGAAATCCGACATTTTGCGGTTAAAGAAGCAGTGTTCCCTTTTAATCGATTTCCTGGTGTTGACCCAATATTAGGTCCTGAGATGCGTTCAACGGGTGAAGTGATGGGTATTGATGCTGATTTTGGAATGGCTTTCGCCAAGTCACAAATTGGAACTCAATCCCAACTTCCTCAAGCGGGGAGGGTGTTTATTAGTGTTAAAAATCAAGATAAAAGAGGAGTTATTTTTGTAGCCAAGAAACTGGTTGACCTTGGATTCCAAATTGTTGCCACCAAAGGAACTGCTAAAGTATTAATGAATAATGGTATTACAGTTGAAATTGTGAATAAGGTTGGAGAAGGCCGCCCCAATGTTGTGGATTTTATAAAAAACCAAAAAATTGACTTGATCATCAATACCCCCTCGGGAGGACGAACCCAGGTGGAGAGTAGCTT